From a region of the Podarcis muralis chromosome 16, rPodMur119.hap1.1, whole genome shotgun sequence genome:
- the CTSK gene encoding cathepsin K — protein sequence MLWTTFILAALLPIAKATDGSPDGMLDSQWELWKKTHRKEYNGKMDEVSRRLVWEKNLKYINTHNLEFSLGRHTFELAMNHLGDMTSEEVVQKMTGLKVPPSRKPTNDTLYIPDWEKRVPDEMDYRKKGYVTPVKNQGQCGSCWAFSSVGALEGQLKRKTGKLLNLSPQNLVDCVTDNDGCGGGYMTHAFEYVKENRGIDSDDSYPYIGQDENCMYNPTGKAAKCRGYREIPEGNEKALKRAVARIGPIAVGIDASLASFQFYSRGVYYDEQCDAGNINHAVLAVGYGTQKGTKHWIVKNSWGEDWGNKGYILMARNMDNACGIANLASFPKM from the exons ATGTTGTGGACCACCTTCATACTAGCTGCCCTGTTGCCAATAGCCAAGGCTACTGATGGCTCTCCTGATGGAATGCTGGACTCTCAGTGGGAACTCTGGAAGAAAACCCACAGGAAGGAATACAATGGCAAG ATGGATGAGGTCTCCCGGAGGCTTGTATGGGAGAAGAACCTTAAATACATCAACACCCATAACTTGGAATTTTCTCTGGGAAGGCACACTTTTGAATTGGCTATGAACCACCTGGGAGATATG ACCAGTGAAGAAGTTGTTCAGAAGATGACGGGGCTCAAAGTCCCTCCCTCACGCAAACCAACCAACGACACCCTCTACATCCCAGACTGGGAAAAGCGGGTTCCTGACGAAATGGACTACAGAAAGAAAGGCTATGTTACTCCCGTCAAGAATCAG GGCCAGTGTGGGTCCTGCTGGGCTTTCAGCTCTGTGGGGGCCTTGGAGGGGCAGCTCAAGAGGAAGACTGGCAAGCTGCTTAACCTCAGCCCACAGAACCTGGTGGACTGCGTGACCGACAATGATGGCTGCGGGGGCGGCTACATGACCCATGCCTTTGAATACGTGAAGGAGAACCGAGGCATTGATTCGGACGATTCCTACCCATATATCGGCCAG GATGAAAACTGTATGTATAACCCAACTGGTAAAGCTGCCAAGTGCCGTGGTTACAGGGAGATCCCCGAGGGGAACGAGAAGGCCCTGAAAAGAGCTGTTGCCAGGATAGGCCCCATCGCTGTGGGCATCGATGCCAGCCTGGCCTCCTTCCAGTTCTACAGCCGAG GTGTGTATTACGATGAGCAATGCGATGCCGGCAACATCAACCATGCTGTCCTGGCCGTGGGCTATGGGACTCAGAAAGGCACCAAGCACTGGATTGTTAAAAACAG